TGTTGACAAAGACCAAACTGGCAGTATGTTACATCAAAGGGATCGCCAATGATAAAGTTGTGCAAGAGGTCAAGCAGCGGATTGGCAGGATTAATATTGATAGTGTGCTCAGCGGCAATCAGATTGAAGAACTAATTATGGATGAGGCTTTCTCTTTATTCCCCCTTGTGCAGTACACCGAGCGGCCGGACAAAGCCGCGGCTTCCTTATTGGAAGGACGGATTGTTATCTTAGTGGACAACTCACCAATGCCCCTGATTGTTCCGGTAACGTTTATTTCTCTGCTCCAGGCTGCCGAGGATTATTACAATAACGCGGTATTCGCCACTTCAGTCCGGCTTTTGCGCTTTGTTGCCTTGAACATTGCGTTATTGCTGCCGGCCTTAACTGTGGCAGCTTTTTCATTCCACCAGGAGTTGCTGCCAACAGCCCTAATAAGTACTGTTGCAGGCGCCCGGCAAGGTTTGCCTCTGCCAATCGTCTTAGAAATTCTAATGATCGAATTTGCCTTTGAACTCTTGCGCGAAGCCGGAGTACGCCTGCCCAAGACGATTGGTCAAGCCATCAGCACTGTCGGTGGTTTGGTCATTGGGCAGGCGGCAGTGAACGCGGGTCTTGTCTCACCCATCTCGGTCATTGTTGTGGCGACTACAGCCATCGCTTCATTCACGATCCCCAACTACGCTGCAGGTACTGCTCTGAGAATTTTGCGGTTTGTTTTGATAGTCCTCGCAGGTTTTTTCGGCGGAGTGGGAATCATCTCCGGTCTGATGGTTATTCTCTTCCATCTCTGCAGCTTACGTTCTTTCGGTATCCCCTACTTGTCACCGATTGCCCCCTTAAGCCCGGGTGACTTAAAGGACACCATGGTGTGTGCGCCCTGGTGGGCTATGCTCACGCGGCCATGGATGTCCGGGAGCAATGAGCCGGTCAGGCAGGACCCTGATCAAGGTCCGCTAAAACCGGATAAGGGAGGGCAAACGTCATAAATACGGAAAAGCTTTCAGGTACGCAGATTGCT
The window above is part of the Dehalobacter sp. genome. Proteins encoded here:
- a CDS encoding spore germination protein yields the protein MFKKLLKSALGFSGKRDSGKITSRQPGEKRPLSADYDDNLQTLRQVFDQCFDILFREFSINADTPLRAFIIYVAGLTNHEMVNDHLLKSIMQETANLPSSIHLSKANARQVIQERLIDLDETSTTTDLIELVQKVLDGNTVLILDGSATAIIAGVRGVEGRAINEPDSEPGVRGPKDGFVEALNTNMSLIRRRIKTSRLKAETFETGLLTKTKLAVCYIKGIANDKVVQEVKQRIGRINIDSVLSGNQIEELIMDEAFSLFPLVQYTERPDKAAASLLEGRIVILVDNSPMPLIVPVTFISLLQAAEDYYNNAVFATSVRLLRFVALNIALLLPALTVAAFSFHQELLPTALISTVAGARQGLPLPIVLEILMIEFAFELLREAGVRLPKTIGQAISTVGGLVIGQAAVNAGLVSPISVIVVATTAIASFTIPNYAAGTALRILRFVLIVLAGFFGGVGIISGLMVILFHLCSLRSFGIPYLSPIAPLSPGDLKDTMVCAPWWAMLTRPWMSGSNEPVRQDPDQGPLKPDKGGQTS